A window of Streptomyces sp. SAI-127 contains these coding sequences:
- a CDS encoding substrate-binding domain-containing protein, translating into MEWLSAENFVAVGTAFLGIVASGVMVWYERRVPRRKRIGYRVQMDNPIGDDVRRGRANVRLGLFDEAPDMSDATLVLLRIENDGSQGIDRDDYTGPERHGLTAVFSDRTVRGVSVTQPIDTDHLMDHFTPDRGFGYEDNRLRIPRVPLNRGEHYKLLVLLSGGDVGRPIRMIGGIRDGEVHPNRSATPDEIPPVLSPAARIFTGLLTLSVLVLATIVVARDDTPPPLGCEKGTLTVTGSTAFAPVIETLAKEYEQDCEGADITVEARGSEAGVSALAATGARSAKDARSVIAFSDGPMGDRLGLHGEKIALSVFTLVVNAGIDLGPRGLTRAEVERLYRGEVRRWSDLNASRPAGLPRLPDLPVVLVSRDAYSGTRQIFQDRVLAGAWEMTPTTSLDCDPLTDKAVAAAARAPVTRCELASTEDVLDKVAAQPGALGYSELTLATGHEGVRRVPLDGEAASADHLDQYPYRGVEYAYTHRSPAPGSLAAGFLAYLDEGTSQDVIREQGHLPCGRAVGLCD; encoded by the coding sequence GTGGAGTGGTTGAGCGCGGAGAACTTCGTGGCGGTGGGTACCGCCTTCCTCGGCATCGTCGCGTCCGGGGTCATGGTCTGGTATGAGCGCCGGGTGCCGCGCCGAAAGCGCATCGGCTACCGCGTCCAGATGGACAACCCGATCGGGGACGACGTGCGGCGGGGGCGGGCCAACGTCAGACTCGGCCTCTTCGACGAGGCACCGGACATGTCGGACGCCACCCTCGTCCTCCTGCGCATCGAGAACGACGGCTCGCAGGGCATCGACCGCGACGACTACACGGGCCCCGAACGGCACGGCCTCACCGCGGTGTTCAGCGACCGCACGGTCCGCGGGGTCTCGGTCACCCAGCCGATCGACACCGACCACCTCATGGACCACTTCACCCCCGACCGGGGCTTCGGCTACGAGGACAACCGGCTGCGCATCCCCCGCGTCCCGCTCAACCGCGGCGAGCACTACAAGCTGCTCGTGCTGCTGTCCGGCGGCGACGTGGGCCGTCCGATCCGGATGATCGGCGGCATCCGGGACGGCGAGGTGCACCCCAACCGCAGCGCCACCCCGGACGAGATCCCGCCCGTCCTCAGTCCGGCGGCACGGATCTTCACCGGGCTGCTCACCCTCTCCGTCCTCGTCCTCGCCACGATCGTCGTCGCCCGTGACGACACCCCGCCCCCGCTCGGCTGCGAGAAGGGCACTCTGACGGTGACCGGCTCCACCGCCTTCGCCCCGGTCATCGAGACCCTCGCGAAGGAGTACGAGCAGGACTGCGAGGGCGCCGACATCACCGTCGAGGCGCGCGGCAGCGAGGCCGGGGTGTCCGCGCTCGCCGCGACCGGTGCCCGGTCGGCGAAGGACGCGCGGTCCGTGATCGCCTTCTCGGACGGCCCGATGGGCGACCGGCTGGGCCTGCACGGCGAGAAGATCGCCCTCTCGGTCTTCACCCTCGTCGTCAACGCCGGCATCGACCTCGGCCCACGCGGCCTGACCCGGGCCGAGGTGGAGCGCCTCTACCGGGGCGAGGTCAGGCGCTGGAGCGACCTGAACGCCTCCCGCCCCGCCGGTCTCCCGCGCCTGCCCGACCTGCCTGTCGTCCTGGTCAGCCGGGACGCGTACTCGGGGACCCGGCAGATCTTCCAGGACCGGGTGCTGGCGGGCGCCTGGGAGATGACCCCCACGACGTCCCTGGACTGCGACCCGCTGACGGACAAGGCGGTGGCCGCCGCCGCCCGCGCCCCCGTCACGCGCTGCGAACTCGCCTCCACGGAGGACGTGCTGGACAAGGTCGCCGCCCAGCCCGGCGCCCTCGGCTACAGCGAGCTCACCCTGGCCACCGGTCACGAGGGCGTACGCCGGGTGCCGCTGGACGGCGAGGCGGCCTCGGCCGACCACCTCGACCAGTACCCCTACCGAGGTGTCGAGTACGCCTACACCCACCGCTCCCCGGCCCCCGGTTCTCTCGCCGCCGGCTTCCTCGCCTACCTCGACGAGGGCACGAGCCAGGACGTGATCCGCGAACAGGGACATCTGCCGTGCGGGCGGGCGGTGGGGCTGTGCGACTGA
- a CDS encoding aspartate aminotransferase family protein, translating to MTPQPHPEVGAAVKAADRAHVFHSWSAQELIDPLAVAGAEGSYFWDYDGNRYLDFTSGLVYTNLGYQHPKVVAAIQEQAATLTTFAPAFAIEARSEAARLIAERTPGDLDKIFFTNGGADAVEHAVRMARLHTGRAKVLSAYRSYHGGTQQAVNLTGDPRRWASDSASAGVVHFWAPFLYRSRFYAETEEQETARALEHLETTIAFEGPATVAAIILETIPGTAGIMVPPPGYLAGVREICDKYGIVFILDEVMAGFGRTGEWFAADLFDVTPDLMTFAKGVNSGYVPLGGVAISGAVAETFGKRPYPGGLTYSGHPLACAAAVATINVMAEEGVVDNAEHLGTAVLEPALRELAERHPSVGEVRGVGMFWALELVKNRETREPLVPYNAAGEANAPMAAFGAAAKKQGIWPFVNMNRTHVVPPCNVSEAELKEGLAALDSALSVADEYTE from the coding sequence ATGACCCCTCAGCCACACCCCGAGGTCGGCGCCGCCGTGAAGGCCGCGGACCGTGCTCATGTGTTCCACTCCTGGTCCGCGCAGGAGCTCATCGACCCGCTCGCCGTCGCCGGTGCGGAGGGGTCGTACTTCTGGGACTACGACGGGAACCGCTATCTCGACTTCACCAGCGGGCTCGTCTACACCAACCTCGGCTACCAGCACCCGAAGGTCGTCGCCGCGATACAGGAGCAGGCGGCCACGCTGACGACCTTCGCGCCCGCCTTCGCGATCGAGGCGCGGTCGGAGGCGGCCCGGCTGATCGCCGAGCGGACGCCCGGGGACCTGGACAAGATCTTCTTCACCAACGGCGGTGCCGACGCCGTCGAGCACGCCGTCCGGATGGCACGGCTGCACACCGGGCGGGCCAAGGTGCTGTCCGCCTACCGGTCGTATCACGGTGGCACCCAGCAGGCCGTCAACCTCACCGGGGATCCGCGGCGCTGGGCCTCCGACAGCGCCTCCGCCGGGGTCGTGCACTTCTGGGCGCCCTTCCTGTACCGGTCCCGCTTCTACGCCGAGACGGAGGAGCAGGAGACCGCGCGGGCGCTGGAGCACCTGGAGACGACCATCGCCTTCGAGGGTCCGGCCACCGTCGCCGCGATCATCCTGGAGACCATCCCCGGCACCGCGGGGATCATGGTCCCGCCGCCCGGCTACCTCGCCGGTGTCCGCGAGATCTGCGACAAGTACGGGATCGTCTTCATCCTGGACGAGGTCATGGCCGGGTTCGGGCGCACCGGTGAGTGGTTCGCCGCCGACCTGTTCGACGTCACCCCCGACCTGATGACCTTCGCCAAGGGCGTCAACAGCGGATACGTGCCGCTCGGCGGGGTCGCCATCTCCGGCGCCGTCGCGGAGACCTTCGGCAAACGGCCGTACCCCGGCGGCCTCACCTACTCCGGGCATCCTCTGGCCTGTGCCGCCGCCGTCGCGACGATCAACGTCATGGCGGAGGAGGGCGTCGTCGACAACGCCGAGCACCTCGGTACGGCCGTCCTGGAGCCCGCGCTCCGGGAGCTCGCCGAGCGGCACCCGAGCGTCGGCGAGGTGCGCGGTGTCGGCATGTTCTGGGCGCTGGAGCTCGTGAAGAACAGGGAGACCCGCGAGCCGCTCGTGCCCTACAACGCGGCGGGTGAGGCGAACGCGCCGATGGCCGCGTTCGGGGCCGCCGCGAAGAAGCAGGGCATCTGGCCGTTCGTCAACATGAACCGGACGCATGTGGTGCCGCCGTGCAACGTCAGCGAGGCGGAGCTGAAGGAGGGGCTGGCCGCGCTGGACAGCGCGCTCTCCGTGGCCGACGAGTACACGGAGTAA
- a CDS encoding helix-turn-helix domain-containing protein yields MSRERQDLLSRSALGVFRLNGQFLTVAEELAGPSGLTAAWWQVLGAVLGQPLPVAGIAREMGITRQSVQRIADLLVERGLAEYRPNPAHRRAKLLAPTEQGLAAVRRIGPGHEAFADRLAEAFGESELAEAVGMLERLSKVLDQISTGDGRT; encoded by the coding sequence GTGAGCCGGGAGCGGCAGGATCTGCTCAGCCGCAGCGCCCTCGGGGTGTTCCGGCTCAACGGCCAGTTCCTCACCGTCGCCGAGGAGCTGGCCGGTCCGTCCGGGCTCACCGCCGCCTGGTGGCAGGTGCTCGGCGCGGTGCTCGGTCAGCCGCTGCCGGTAGCCGGGATCGCCCGGGAGATGGGCATCACCCGGCAGAGCGTGCAGCGGATCGCCGATCTGCTGGTGGAGCGGGGGCTGGCCGAGTACCGGCCCAACCCCGCCCACCGGCGCGCCAAGCTCCTCGCGCCGACGGAGCAGGGGCTGGCCGCTGTGCGGCGGATCGGGCCGGGCCACGAGGCCTTCGCCGACCGGCTCGCGGAGGCCTTCGGTGAGTCCGAACTCGCCGAGGCCGTAGGGATGTTGGAGCGGCTGTCCAAGGTGCTCGACCAGATCTCGACGGGGGACGGACGGACGTAG
- a CDS encoding YbaB/EbfC family nucleoid-associated protein, with the protein MIPGGGQPNMQQLLQQAQKMQQDLANAQEELGRTEVDGQAGGGLVKATVTGAGELRALKIDPKAVDPEDTETLADLIVAAVQAANENAQTLQQQKLGPLAQGLGGGSGIPGLPF; encoded by the coding sequence GTGATCCCCGGTGGTGGCCAGCCCAACATGCAGCAGCTGCTCCAGCAGGCCCAGAAGATGCAGCAGGACCTGGCGAACGCGCAGGAGGAACTCGGCAGGACCGAGGTCGACGGCCAGGCGGGCGGCGGTCTGGTGAAGGCCACCGTCACCGGCGCCGGAGAACTGCGCGCGCTGAAGATCGACCCGAAGGCGGTGGACCCCGAGGACACCGAGACCCTCGCCGACCTGATCGTGGCGGCGGTCCAGGCGGCCAACGAGAACGCCCAGACCCTCCAGCAGCAGAAGCTCGGCCCGCTCGCCCAGGGCCTCGGCGGCGGCAGCGGTATCCCCGGGCTGCCTTTCTAG
- a CDS encoding type 1 glutamine amidotransferase family protein, whose translation MSRKPVHLAVYDTYADWETGHATAYLARAGYEIRTAGPSREPVSSIGGLRVQPACALDDVRPSESSLLILPGADLWDTSDDLAPFARKAREFLDAGVPVAAICGATAGLAREGLLDDREHTSAVSFYLAATGYGGGERYVDADAVTDRGLITAGPTEPVAFAREIFRLLGVYEGEVLDAWYRLFHDSDAEAYAVLEKAQASG comes from the coding sequence ATGAGCCGCAAGCCCGTGCATCTCGCCGTGTACGACACCTACGCCGACTGGGAGACGGGGCACGCCACCGCCTATCTCGCCCGCGCCGGATACGAGATCCGGACGGCCGGGCCCTCGCGCGAGCCGGTGAGCTCCATCGGGGGCCTGCGGGTGCAGCCCGCGTGCGCCCTGGACGACGTACGGCCGTCCGAGAGCTCCCTGCTGATCCTGCCGGGCGCCGATCTCTGGGACACCAGTGACGACCTCGCCCCCTTCGCCCGCAAGGCGCGGGAGTTCCTCGACGCCGGGGTTCCCGTCGCCGCGATCTGCGGGGCCACCGCGGGGCTCGCGCGCGAAGGGCTGCTGGACGACCGGGAGCACACCAGCGCCGTGTCCTTCTACCTGGCGGCCACGGGGTACGGCGGCGGCGAGCGGTACGTCGACGCGGACGCCGTGACCGACCGCGGGCTGATCACCGCCGGGCCCACCGAGCCCGTGGCGTTCGCCCGGGAGATCTTCCGGTTGCTCGGGGTGTACGAGGGTGAGGTGCTGGACGCCTGGTACCGGCTGTTCCACGACTCCGACGCCGAGGCGTACGCCGTGCTGGAGAAGGCGCAGGCGTCCGGGTGA
- a CDS encoding SLATT domain-containing protein, with translation MGQPEMQPEGLPQDGRADLAGRTFPLGDWGEPAVRLDELYRWVEHGALETAAWYLADRVWKRRGARALRGGAAAGAVTGAVLPLLDLTGVAGAGVAAWGYLGLLLAVACVGVDRYFGVTSGWIRDVATAQAVQRRLLALQFDWASESVREVLGPTEGTAAEATERCLGVLRRFSEDVTELIRVETADWIVEFRNGSTPMGIQGAVTSGGRQDPGAAQGRFPLPPGPPARPNMPRQRPPEPR, from the coding sequence GTGGGTCAGCCGGAGATGCAGCCCGAGGGCCTGCCCCAGGACGGGCGGGCCGATCTGGCCGGGCGGACGTTTCCGCTCGGGGACTGGGGCGAGCCCGCCGTGCGGCTGGACGAGCTGTACCGGTGGGTGGAGCACGGGGCGCTGGAGACGGCGGCCTGGTATCTCGCGGACCGGGTGTGGAAGCGACGGGGCGCGCGGGCCCTGCGGGGCGGGGCCGCGGCGGGGGCGGTGACCGGGGCCGTGCTGCCGCTGCTGGATCTGACGGGGGTGGCGGGGGCCGGGGTCGCGGCCTGGGGTTATCTCGGACTGCTGCTCGCGGTGGCCTGTGTCGGCGTCGACCGGTACTTCGGGGTGACCTCCGGCTGGATAAGGGACGTGGCCACCGCACAGGCCGTCCAGCGCCGTCTCCTGGCGTTGCAGTTCGACTGGGCCTCGGAGAGCGTGCGGGAGGTGCTCGGGCCGACGGAGGGCACGGCGGCGGAGGCGACCGAGCGCTGTCTGGGGGTTCTGCGCCGCTTCTCGGAGGACGTGACGGAGCTGATCCGCGTCGAGACGGCGGACTGGATCGTGGAGTTCCGGAACGGGTCCACTCCTATGGGTATCCAGGGGGCGGTGACGTCCGGGGGACGGCAGGACCCGGGTGCCGCCCAGGGCCGGTTCCCCCTGCCCCCGGGTCCGCCCGCCCGCCCGAACATGCCCCGGCAGCGGCCGCCCGAGCCCAGGTGA